Proteins found in one Pseudomonas sp. P8_241 genomic segment:
- the map gene encoding type I methionyl aminopeptidase has translation MTVNLKTPEDIAKMRVAGKLAADVLEMIAEYVKPGVTTDQLNQICHDYIVNEQKAIPAPLNYKGYPKSICTSINHVVCHGIPNDKPLKDGDTLNIDVTVIKDGYHGDTSRMFHVGSVPVWAERLSQVTQECMYKAIEIVKPGCRLGDIGEIIQKHAEKNGFSVVREFCGHGIGKVFHEEPQILHYGRAGTGMELKAGMTFTIEPMINQGRADTKVLGDGWTAITKDRKLSAQWEHTLLVTDTGYEIFTLRSDDTIPRVSA, from the coding sequence ATGACCGTCAACCTCAAAACCCCCGAGGACATCGCAAAAATGCGTGTCGCCGGCAAACTGGCCGCCGACGTACTGGAAATGATTGCCGAATATGTGAAGCCGGGCGTCACTACCGATCAGCTGAACCAGATCTGTCACGATTATATTGTCAATGAGCAGAAAGCCATCCCCGCCCCGCTCAACTACAAGGGCTACCCGAAGTCGATCTGCACCTCGATCAACCATGTGGTCTGCCACGGCATCCCGAACGACAAGCCACTGAAAGATGGCGACACCCTGAACATCGACGTCACCGTCATCAAGGACGGCTACCACGGCGACACCAGCCGCATGTTCCACGTCGGCTCCGTACCGGTCTGGGCCGAGCGCCTGTCCCAGGTGACCCAGGAGTGCATGTACAAGGCGATTGAAATCGTCAAACCCGGCTGCCGCCTGGGCGACATCGGCGAAATCATCCAGAAGCATGCCGAAAAGAACGGTTTCTCCGTGGTTCGCGAGTTCTGCGGTCACGGTATCGGCAAGGTATTCCACGAAGAACCGCAGATCCTGCATTACGGCCGCGCCGGCACTGGCATGGAGCTGAAGGCCGGCATGACCTTCACCATCGAGCCGATGATCAACCAGGGTCGCGCCGACACCAAAGTGCTGGGCGATGGCTGGACCGCGATCACCAAGGATCGCAAGCTGTCGGCACAGTGGGAACACACCCTGTTGGTGACCGACACCGGTTACGAGATCTTCACCCTGCGCAGCGATGACACCATCCCCCGCGTCTCGGCCTGA
- the rpsB gene encoding 30S ribosomal protein S2 yields MSQVNMRDMLKAGVHFGHQTRYWNPKMGKYIFGARNKIHIINLEKTLPMFNEALTFVERLAQGKNKILFVGTKRSAGKIVAEEAARCGSPYVDHRWLGGMLTNFKTIRASIKRLRDLEVQAEDGTFAKLTKKEALMRSRDLEKLDRSLGGIKDMGGLPDALFVIDVDHERIAITEANKLGIPVIGVVDTNSSPEGVDYIIPGNDDAIRAIQLYMGSMADAVIRGRNNVAGGTVEFAAEETQAAAE; encoded by the coding sequence ATGTCCCAAGTCAATATGCGCGATATGCTGAAGGCCGGTGTGCACTTCGGTCACCAGACCCGTTACTGGAACCCGAAAATGGGTAAATACATTTTCGGCGCGCGTAACAAGATTCACATCATCAACCTTGAAAAAACCCTGCCAATGTTCAACGAAGCTCTGACTTTCGTAGAGCGTCTGGCCCAGGGCAAAAACAAGATTCTGTTCGTCGGCACCAAGCGTTCCGCTGGCAAGATCGTTGCTGAAGAAGCAGCACGTTGCGGTTCGCCGTACGTCGATCACCGCTGGTTGGGCGGCATGCTGACCAACTTCAAAACCATCCGTGCTTCCATCAAGCGTCTGCGTGACCTTGAAGTGCAAGCCGAAGACGGTACTTTCGCCAAGCTGACCAAGAAAGAAGCGCTGATGCGCTCTCGTGACCTGGAAAAGCTGGACCGTTCCCTGGGTGGTATCAAAGACATGGGCGGTCTGCCAGACGCTCTGTTCGTTATCGACGTTGATCACGAGCGCATCGCGATCACCGAAGCCAACAAGCTGGGCATCCCGGTTATCGGCGTAGTCGATACCAACAGCAGCCCGGAAGGCGTTGACTACATCATCCCAGGCAACGATGACGCAATCCGCGCTATCCAGCTGTACATGGGTTCGATGGCTGACGCGGTTATCCGTGGTCGCAACAACGTTGCCGGCGGCACCGTAGAGTTCGCAGCTGAAGAAACTCAGGCTGCAGCTGAGTAA